The stretch of DNA GCCTGGCGCTCGGCCAGCGCGTGGGCATTCCGTGGCTGGGCCACACCTGTGGTGTCTGCCCCTACTGCAAGATGCAACGAGAGAACCTGTGCGATCACCCGCAGTTCACCGGCTATACGCGAGATGGCGGTTTCGCTACGGCCACGGTCACGGATGCGCGCTTTGCCTTCCCGCTCGGTGATGAGGGCAGCGACGAGTCGCTGGCGCCCTTGTTGTGCGCCGGACTGATCGGCTGGCGTGCGCTGACCATCGCGGGAAGCGGCAAGAAGCTGGGCTTGTACGGATTTGGGGCGGCTGCGCATATCCTGGCCCAGGTGGCGACGTGGCAGGGCCGCTCGGTGTTTGCCTTCACCAGGCCCGCAGACCACGCCACGCAGGACTTCGCCCGCACCTTGGGAGCGGTCTGGGCCGGTGGTTCCGACGAGATGCCGCCGCAGCTACTCGATGCGGCCATCATCTTCGCAACCGCGGGCGATCTGGTGCCGCTGGCGCTGAAGGCCGTGCGCAAGGGCGGCCGGGTGGTATGCGCCGGCATCCACATGAGCGCCATCCCGGGTTTTCCCTACAGCTTGCTGTGGGAGGAGCGCCAGTTGCTGTCGGTGGCCAACCTCACACGCCAGGACGGCCTGGATTTCCTGAGCCTGGTGCCGCAGATGGGCATTGCGATCAAGACCACACGCTATCCGCTGCAGAAGGCCAACCAAGCGCTGGCGGATCTACGCGCCGGCCGATTCGAAGGAGCGGCGGTGCTGGTGCCCTGAAGATGCCGCCAATGCTGTGTTTCAGGCAGAATGAAGCATGGCACGAGGAACTTCGTCAGGTCGGTGTCCGCGTGCCGGCCTTCTGGTCGAACTTCACGAAATATCGGCGTGCCAGGGCGATGAGTTGGTTTTCTGTCGGATGGTCGGCAAGCTCGTAGCCAACGATGCGTGGGGCGGTCAGTGGCCGGTGCTTGTCCACATAGTGGCGGAAGTCCGCCAGGCTGGTGTGTCCGCCGACAATCAGCACTTCGGCGATGCCCTCGAGCGCATCGCAGACCTCGCCGAAGAACTCATGTTCAGTGCGCACACCGCTATGATGCTGGCGCGTGAACTTCCGGTGCTGTTGCACCTTGCGTTCCACTACGTGTTCGGAGTGGAATTGCAGGATTTGCGCGGACTGATGATCGACGAAGGCGACAGCGTGAAAAAGGCTCATGGCAGGGATTTCCGTTCGTAAAGGGCCTGGCAGGAGGCGCAGCGCAGGGTTTCCGGCTGCCGCCGCAACCGGTCAAAGGGGATGGCGGCGTGGCAATCAAGGCACAGGCCATAGCCCGCGAGGTGAATGCGTTGCAAGGCATTGCGGACCGCATTGAACTCGCGGCTGTCGATGTCCGAGACAATACCTTCAACCTCGTGATCGCCAGCGCGCTGGCGAGCGTCATCGGCGTCATCCATCAGCGTCTGGCTTGCCGATTTTGCCTGCGTCAACCCATTCAGACGGAACACACTTTCGTCCTCGAATCGCGCCAGCCGTGATTGCAGCAGGTCGGCCAGCAAGGCTCGCTGCTCTCGCGAAAGGTGGGGGGGCGATGGCATGAGACAGACTCGAAATCGTGAACTGAGTAGCAGGATGGCCTGCGTCAGCTTTGAAGTCTGTGCGGCACCAGACCGACGCAGTTCACCAGCTATGGCCCTATTGGCATGCCCTGTCAGTACCCCGGAAAAACGCCAGCCATGTTCGCATAGCAGAATCGCCATGACACTTGATTCAAAAGCAGGCCAGGACTCAAACCAAAGAACGCGAATTGCCTGGGCCAAGCGGGGCCGCGCGGAACACCATCACAACAACCGTATCGCGTGGTTGCGCGCAGCGGTCCTCGGTGCGAACGACGGCATTGTGTCGACTGCCAGTCTGGTGCTGGGCGTGGCCGCTGCGGGTGCCGACCACAAGGCGATTCTGCTGACCAGTGTCTCGGGTCTGATCGCTGGCGCCATGTCGATGGCGGCGGGTGAGTTTGTCTCCGTCCATTCGCAAGCGGACACTCAAAATGCTGACCTGGCGCAGGAGCGTTCCGAGCTGAAGCAGGACCCCATGGGCGAGCGACGTGAACTCGCGGCTATCTATGTCGGACGGGGTCTGGACCCGACCCTGGCCGATCAGGTGGCCGGCAAACTGATGGCCCATGACGCGCTGGGTGCGCATGCCCGAGACGAACTGGGACTTTCCGATGGGACGGTTGCACGCCCGATCCAGGCAGCATGTGCCTCGGCGGGCAGTTTCTCGGTCGGCGCGCTGTTGCCGATCGTCGTGGTGGCCACGGTATCGCCATCGCGTCTGATCCCGTGGGTCTGCCTTGCGTCGCTTGCTTTTCTGGGCAGCCTGGGTGCTTTGTCGGCGCAGTTGGGCGGGGCCCGGGTAGGGGCCGGCACGTGGCGTGTCGCATTTTGGGGGGCTGTCGCGATGGCGGTCACGGCAGGTGCGGGTGCGCTGTTTGGTGCAGTAAGCTGAATTTTTCTAAAACTGACTTTAATTCAGAAGACCGTCGATCTCAGTCCCTTCCGCTTGCCGCCATTGCTCACGCGTGGGCCATCCCCATCCACGCGCCGGCCAGCAGGCTGAGACTGGCCACGATGGTCAGGCGCCAGCGCAGTGGCAGATACCAGTCCGGCAGCGCCGTCCGGCGCGCAAGCCGGTGGTCCTGTACCAGGTGCAGCACGAATCCCAGCATCAGCAGCAGCGCGGCTTGGCGGGGAGGCAGCAGCAGCGCAGGCCAGGCGAGCAGGGCGGGGACGACGCTCCAGCCGTAGGCGCGGTCGCGCCGATGCGCATCGAGTCCGGCAGCGACCATTGCGAACCCCCAGTGCAGCGCACCCACAAAACTGAGGATTACAGCGCCATAGCCAATCAGGGCGCGGAACCATAGTTCCGCGCTTTGCGGATCGAGACGGGTCAGGACAGCCGTGCCCACAAAAGGCAGCAGGCCGCCGTAGCCCAGCCAGACGACGCAAGCGGGTAATTCACGGTTTGGATCGTGCATGGGGAACGCTCCAGTCAGCGCAGCGTTAGGCCGTCATGCTGCGCCACGCGATCGAGCGCCGACTCGAACAGGGAGCGGGCCGTACCCGCCACCTGCTGCAAGTAAGCGTGCAGATTCGCATCGGGCGCGTCGCGGTGGATGCAGCTTGCGCTATAGGCCTCGAAGCTGGTCAGTTGCATCAGCAGCTCGGCGATATGGCGCGGGCATTCACAGGCGAGCGTGGAGGACAGACCGGCGATTGCCGTCAGCATGGCGTCGTCGAAGCGCCGCGGCGCGGCGGCGGATGCCGGGTCGGCCGGCAGCCGGGGATCGGCATCAGGGGGGGCGGACTGCAGGCCGCGGTCGATCGATCCCAGCCAGGCGCCAAGCATGTCGTCGTCGGCCGGCTCGCGAAGCATGCTCGATCCGGTATCGGCCAAGGTCTTGATGGTCGATGCCTGGGCAAAACGGTACAGGACGGCCGCATGGCGGGTACGCCAGGCTTGCCCGGCCTGCTGCAGTTCGGCCAGCTTGCCAGGCCGCAGGACCGGCGCTTGCCATAGCAGCAGCTCGGCCGCGTTGACGGACGCGGCGGCTGTTGCCTCGGCCAGCGAATCGAACACCGCCAACCTCGGCACGGGATACGCCAGATGCCGCAGGACGGCGGCGCGCTGCAGGCGCGTCGCGAGGGCCGTTCCGACAACTACCCACGTGGGCGCTCTGGCGGTGCGAACCGGCGTATGTGGACCGCCGTCGGTCTGGGTCGCCGGAATACGGGCGATTTCCTGCAACTGCGCAAAATCCAATCCTGCAATGGACCCTATGGCGTGACCTTGCTCAGTCAGTTGCCTGAGCAACATCACGCGCTGCAGGTCGGCGGGGGAATACAGCCTGTGTCCCGACGGCGCCGTGGCCGGATGCACCGCGCGGTAGCGTTGCTCCCAGACGCGTAGCGTCGCGACCGGCATGCGCGCCATGCGGGCGACGGCGCCACTGCGAAAGGCGGGACTGGTCGCGTCGGCCGGCACTGGCGTGTTCGGCGAAGGGGAATTGCGGGATGTCATCTTATTGAGTTCAATATGAATCGAATATTATCACTTTTTTTGCGTATTTTCTTATTAATGAGTTTAAAATGAATCTGAAAAATTAAAATAAAACTAAAAAAATTAATTCTTTAGGACAGCAATGACGCATTCCAAGCCAACGCTTTACTACGATGGCGGATGTCCGGTTTGCTCCCGGGAGGTGGCCATGTACCGCGGGCAGCCTGGCGCGCAGGACGTGTGCTGGGTCGACGTTTCCCGCTGCGGCGCGGCTGATTTGGGGCCGGATTTGACCCGCGATGCCGCCATGGCCAGGCTGTATTTGCGCCAACCCGACGGCCGCCTGGTTAGCGGCGCCATGGCCTTTGCCGCGCTGTGGCAGTCTTTGCCGCGCCTGGCCTGGTTGGGGCGCCTGCTGGGTGCCCGCCCCGTCGTCTGGATGCTCGAGGCCGTCTATCGTCTCTTTCTTCTAGTCAGGCCTATTTGGCGCAAAAAGATCGCCTTTTCGCGGTGACGCCGACCCGCCAGCGCCTTTGTTCAATTGCAAAATCGCGTACCGCCCATGACGACCCCTTCTCTTTTCTATCCTGCCATTGCCCTGGTGACCGGTGCGCGCGGCGGCATTGGCCGTGAACTGGTGGCTCGCCTGCACGCGGACGGCCATCGCGTTGCCGCGGTCGGGCGCGATGCGCAGACTTTGGCCGGCGTGCCGGCGCAGGCTCACATCGTTGCCGACACCACGACGCAGGAGGGCGCGCTGGCCGCTGTGGCCCAATGCCAGGAGCAGCTTGGCGATGTGCCCGCGCTGCTGGCGCATTGCGTGGGCAATACGCTGATCGCACCGCTACATCGCAGCAGCGCGGCGCAGATCCGCGACGTGTTGCGCGTGAACCTGGATAGCGCACTCTTCATGCTGCACGCCTGGGTCGACGCCCTGCGCAACGCAGGCAAGCCGGGCGCCGCCGTCCTGGTGTCCAGTGTGGTTGCCCGTATCGGCGTGGCCAACCACGAGGCTATCGCCGCCGCCAAGGGCGGCGTTGATGCCTTGGTTCGCGCCGCGGCCGCCACGTATGCGCCGCTGGGTTTGCGCATCAACGCCGTGGCACCGGGCATGACCGAAACCCCTATGACGATTGGCATGCTGCGCATGAATGCGATGCGCGAGGGCGCCGCAAAGCAGTACCCGCTGGGTGGCCTGCAGAGCGCGGCCCAGGTGGCCGACGCCATGGCGTGGCTGCTGTCCGAAGGAGCCACGCGTATTACGGGTCAAGTGCTTGCGGTGGATGGCGGTTTCACGGCCGTACGGCCCTTGGTAAAGTAATCGCTTGTGGATATTCCCGGAACACGCTGGACGCTCGCATGCTGATCAATGCGGATTTTTCGCGCCGCGCCATTGTGGCGCATGAGCACTATCAATGGGTTGCCTCGCCGCAAGGAGGGGTTGAACGCGTCATGCTCGATCGCATCGGTCAGGAGCAGGCCCGGGCGACCAGCATCGTGCGCTACGCGCCCGAGTCGTATTTTCCGGCCCATCATCATCCGGGCGGCGAGGAGGTCCTCGTGCTGTCTGGAGTGTTTTCCGAAGGCCAGACGCACTATCCCGAAGGCTGGTATCTGCGCAGTCCTCCAGGTTCCAGTCATCAGCCGGCCAGCGCAGAGGGAGCCGTCATCTTCGTCAAACTGTGCCAGATGCCGCCGCACGAGCGCAGCCGCGTGCGCATCAATACCCGCGATCCCGCCGCCTGGCGCAACGAGAACGGCCGCGAGATATGCCCGCTGTTTTCGGCCGGCTACGAGCAGGTCTGCCTGCAACGTTTGCCCGCTCGAGCGTTGCTGCTTGCGCAACCGGTGAACGGAGCCGAGGTGCTGGTTCTGGAGGGCGAAGTGGCCGTCCGCGGCCAGTCCTATGGCCGCGGCTCGTGGTTGCGCCTGCCGCCCGGCGAGACGACGGACGTGGCGGGCGCTCCGCAGGGCGCCACGGTCTATCTTAAAACCGGACATCTGGGCTATGCGAACCCATGAGCGAACCGACACGGAACGCCCGCATCGCGATCGTCGGTGGTGGATTGAGCGGGCTTTATGCCGCCTGGCTGCTCGAGCGCCGGGGGCTGCGCGACTACCTACTGCTTGAGGCGCGCAGCATCCTCGGCGGACGTATCTTGTCTGTCGATGCGTCATCGCTTGTTCCGGTGCCGACCGATGATCGTTTCGATATGGGGCCGACGTGGTTCTGGCCCGATCATCAGCAGGTCCTGCATGACCTGGTCACGGATCTGGGGCTGCGGCGTTTCGAGCAATACGAGACGGGAGACACGGTGGTGGAACCCGCGCCAGGCAGGCCGCCTGTACGTATGCGGGGCTATGCCAGTTCGCCGGCCTCGTTCCGCCTGGTGGGCGGCATGGCTGCTCTGGTAGATGCGTTGCACCGTGCGCTGGACCCGGCGCGCATCGTGACCGGCCAGGCCGTGCGCCGGTTGAGCCTCGCGCCCTCGCACATCACCTTGCACAGTGAGGATGTTGCCGGGCGCGCGGCGACCTGGCGCGCCGATCAGGTGTTGTTGGCAATGCCGCCTCGCCTGGCGGAACATACCATCGCCTTCGCGCCGGCCATGCCTTGGACGCTGGCCCAGTCATGGCGGCAGACGGCGACCTGGATGGCACCGCATGCCAAGTACATCGCCCTCTACGAGGCCCCTTTCTGGCGGGAGCAGGGACTGTCGGGGGAGGGTCGCAGCGCTTGCGGCCCGATGACGGAGATCCACGATGCCAGCATGCCTGGGGGCAGTGCGGCGTTATTCGGTTTCTTGGGTGTGCCGGCCACGGCGCGTCGACGCATGACCGAACAGATGCTGCGGTCGCTGTGTCGCGCGCAGTTTGTGCGCCTGTTTGGGCCGCTTGCCGCCACGCCCAAGGCGGAATTTCTCAAGGATTGGGCGCAGGATCCCTATACGGCGACGGCCGCGGACCAGCTCGCCCAGGACACGCATGCGCCAGCCCCGCATGCGTATGCCGCCGACGGGCCATGGCGCGGCCGCCTGACCGGTATTGCCAGCGAGTGGTCGCCGCATTTTCCTGGGTACGTCGCAGGGGCTGTCGAGGCTGCCAGTCTGGCCGTGCAGGCCCTGCAGGAATAATACGACGCGCTCAAGGACGGGCGTGGCGCGGTTGCAGCAGACCGTGGTACTACAACCTTGACCGCAAGGCCTATAGGCGCGAGCCTTTCGTCCCTGCAGACTTGCCACAGACCTGCATAAACGGATCCGTGCGCGCTACTTCGGTCCATAATATTTCGGCGATTCGGCCTAGGTTCGCCTGGCTTTGTCCAGGGCGCCTGCGCCCGTGACGGCGGCCTTTAGCGCACACCTATGCTGTTTATCTTGTCCGTGCTTTTTTAATTGTCGTTTTTTTAAAATCCGAATTTAACGCTGGACAATTGCGCTGCCTGAACAAGCGGCCCATTGATTTTCCTGGAATTTAATCCATGATAAAAAGAATAAAAACAAGCTGCAGGCGCATCGTGAAGAAAACGAGTGGATGAAATGACGCGAATCCCCCTTAGAAATCACGCTCAACATATTCAGAGCGACGAAAGTTGCGCCATATGTGGTGACGGGGCGCAGTTGGACTTCGATTTCAGCTACGCCTTTCAGCCCATAATCGACATCCGGACCCGCCAAGTGTTTGCTCATGAAGCGCTGATACGCGGTCCCGGCGCAGAACCCGCGCCGTCGGTGCTCGAACGCGTAACGCCGACCAATCGCTATCAATTCGACCAGGCTTGCCGAGTGCGTGCGATAAAGACCGCGGCTGGTCTGGGCATGCAAAG from Bordetella sp. FB-8 encodes:
- a CDS encoding zinc-dependent alcohol dehydrogenase family protein, coding for MHAMVLNKVGAPLMWTALPDREPGLGEIRVKVAACGVCRTDLHVVDGDLAHPKVPIIPGHEIVGRIDAIGAGVAGLALGQRVGIPWLGHTCGVCPYCKMQRENLCDHPQFTGYTRDGGFATATVTDARFAFPLGDEGSDESLAPLLCAGLIGWRALTIAGSGKKLGLYGFGAAAHILAQVATWQGRSVFAFTRPADHATQDFARTLGAVWAGGSDEMPPQLLDAAIIFATAGDLVPLALKAVRKGGRVVCAGIHMSAIPGFPYSLLWEERQLLSVANLTRQDGLDFLSLVPQMGIAIKTTRYPLQKANQALADLRAGRFEGAAVLVP
- a CDS encoding TraR/DksA C4-type zinc finger protein, with product MLADLLQSRLARFEDESVFRLNGLTQAKSASQTLMDDADDARQRAGDHEVEGIVSDIDSREFNAVRNALQRIHLAGYGLCLDCHAAIPFDRLRRQPETLRCASCQALYERKSLP
- a CDS encoding VIT family protein, with protein sequence MTLDSKAGQDSNQRTRIAWAKRGRAEHHHNNRIAWLRAAVLGANDGIVSTASLVLGVAAAGADHKAILLTSVSGLIAGAMSMAAGEFVSVHSQADTQNADLAQERSELKQDPMGERRELAAIYVGRGLDPTLADQVAGKLMAHDALGAHARDELGLSDGTVARPIQAACASAGSFSVGALLPIVVVATVSPSRLIPWVCLASLAFLGSLGALSAQLGGARVGAGTWRVAFWGAVAMAVTAGAGALFGAVS
- a CDS encoding DUF3429 domain-containing protein, whose amino-acid sequence is MHDPNRELPACVVWLGYGGLLPFVGTAVLTRLDPQSAELWFRALIGYGAVILSFVGALHWGFAMVAAGLDAHRRDRAYGWSVVPALLAWPALLLPPRQAALLLMLGFVLHLVQDHRLARRTALPDWYLPLRWRLTIVASLSLLAGAWMGMAHA
- a CDS encoding MerR family transcriptional regulator — its product is MTSRNSPSPNTPVPADATSPAFRSGAVARMARMPVATLRVWEQRYRAVHPATAPSGHRLYSPADLQRVMLLRQLTEQGHAIGSIAGLDFAQLQEIARIPATQTDGGPHTPVRTARAPTWVVVGTALATRLQRAAVLRHLAYPVPRLAVFDSLAEATAAASVNAAELLLWQAPVLRPGKLAELQQAGQAWRTRHAAVLYRFAQASTIKTLADTGSSMLREPADDDMLGAWLGSIDRGLQSAPPDADPRLPADPASAAAPRRFDDAMLTAIAGLSSTLACECPRHIAELLMQLTSFEAYSASCIHRDAPDANLHAYLQQVAGTARSLFESALDRVAQHDGLTLR
- a CDS encoding thiol-disulfide oxidoreductase DCC family protein, which codes for MTHSKPTLYYDGGCPVCSREVAMYRGQPGAQDVCWVDVSRCGAADLGPDLTRDAAMARLYLRQPDGRLVSGAMAFAALWQSLPRLAWLGRLLGARPVVWMLEAVYRLFLLVRPIWRKKIAFSR
- a CDS encoding SDR family NAD(P)-dependent oxidoreductase, yielding MTTPSLFYPAIALVTGARGGIGRELVARLHADGHRVAAVGRDAQTLAGVPAQAHIVADTTTQEGALAAVAQCQEQLGDVPALLAHCVGNTLIAPLHRSSAAQIRDVLRVNLDSALFMLHAWVDALRNAGKPGAAVLVSSVVARIGVANHEAIAAAKGGVDALVRAAAATYAPLGLRINAVAPGMTETPMTIGMLRMNAMREGAAKQYPLGGLQSAAQVADAMAWLLSEGATRITGQVLAVDGGFTAVRPLVK
- a CDS encoding cupin domain-containing protein, giving the protein MLINADFSRRAIVAHEHYQWVASPQGGVERVMLDRIGQEQARATSIVRYAPESYFPAHHHPGGEEVLVLSGVFSEGQTHYPEGWYLRSPPGSSHQPASAEGAVIFVKLCQMPPHERSRVRINTRDPAAWRNENGREICPLFSAGYEQVCLQRLPARALLLAQPVNGAEVLVLEGEVAVRGQSYGRGSWLRLPPGETTDVAGAPQGATVYLKTGHLGYANP
- a CDS encoding FAD-dependent oxidoreductase; this encodes MSEPTRNARIAIVGGGLSGLYAAWLLERRGLRDYLLLEARSILGGRILSVDASSLVPVPTDDRFDMGPTWFWPDHQQVLHDLVTDLGLRRFEQYETGDTVVEPAPGRPPVRMRGYASSPASFRLVGGMAALVDALHRALDPARIVTGQAVRRLSLAPSHITLHSEDVAGRAATWRADQVLLAMPPRLAEHTIAFAPAMPWTLAQSWRQTATWMAPHAKYIALYEAPFWREQGLSGEGRSACGPMTEIHDASMPGGSAALFGFLGVPATARRRMTEQMLRSLCRAQFVRLFGPLAATPKAEFLKDWAQDPYTATAADQLAQDTHAPAPHAYAADGPWRGRLTGIASEWSPHFPGYVAGAVEAASLAVQALQE